In Kocuria turfanensis, a single genomic region encodes these proteins:
- a CDS encoding type II secretion system F family protein, with amino-acid sequence MSGSPALLVLLGLLLAAGLWLVLTGSRVTGGPSFAARISPQLRSVEVESALLAGPGPRRAGTQDPGSTVLGSAARDLARRLVRHAGSSSRVERRLARAGSAGTAADFRAEQLLFATGGLLIGVLLGLAAAARWGTGGAGGVLAAAATAAAGHLLRDHLLSRRIRAREARMLAEFPAVAELMALSVGAGESAVGSLERVCRVAEGELTAEFRQVLAQTRSGAGLVHALQDFAARTPVAPIGRFVDGIVVAIERGTPLADVLRAQAQDVRDHDKRELMEAAGRKEIAMMVPLVFFVLPLTVVFAVYPGLAVLELGF; translated from the coding sequence ATGAGCGGCTCCCCGGCCCTGCTGGTCCTCCTCGGCCTGCTGCTCGCCGCAGGCCTGTGGCTCGTGCTCACCGGGAGCCGGGTGACCGGCGGGCCCTCCTTCGCCGCGCGGATCTCCCCGCAGCTGCGCTCGGTGGAGGTCGAGTCCGCGCTGCTGGCCGGACCGGGGCCGCGCCGCGCCGGGACCCAGGACCCGGGGAGCACGGTGCTGGGCTCCGCCGCCCGGGACCTGGCCCGGCGGCTGGTGCGGCACGCCGGCTCCTCGTCGCGGGTGGAGCGGCGGCTCGCCCGCGCCGGATCCGCCGGCACGGCGGCCGACTTCCGCGCGGAGCAGCTGCTGTTCGCGACGGGGGGCCTGCTGATCGGCGTCCTGCTGGGCCTGGCCGCCGCCGCCCGCTGGGGCACGGGCGGCGCGGGCGGGGTACTGGCCGCGGCGGCCACGGCGGCGGCCGGCCACCTGCTGCGCGACCACCTGCTGAGCCGGCGGATCCGGGCCCGGGAGGCGAGGATGCTCGCCGAGTTCCCCGCCGTGGCCGAGCTCATGGCGCTGTCCGTGGGCGCGGGCGAGAGCGCGGTGGGGTCGCTGGAGCGGGTGTGCCGGGTCGCGGAGGGCGAGCTCACGGCGGAGTTCCGCCAGGTGCTGGCCCAGACCCGGTCGGGGGCCGGCCTGGTGCACGCCCTGCAGGACTTCGCCGCGCGCACCCCGGTGGCCCCGATCGGGCGGTTCGTCGACGGCATCGTCGTCGCGATCGAGCGCGGCACGCCCCTGGCCGACGTCCTGCGCGCCCAGGCCCAGGACGTGCGCGACCACGACAAGCGCGAGCTGATGGAGGCCGCCGGGCGCAAGGAGATCGCCATGATGGTCCCCCTGGTGTTCTTCGTGCTGCCGCTGACCGTCGTGTTCGCGGTGTACCCGGGGCTGGCCGTGCTGGAGCTCGGCTTCTGA
- a CDS encoding ABC transporter permease, producing the protein MAAPTVVRRPSPGTGLPAVFRQRYLLKLLVDKELQIRYRGTILGLLWSYVKPGIQFVVFYVALGIFLGLERGMENYAVYLFSGIILINFFSESFGNAARSIVANASLIKKIYLPRQMFPVASVWVAGVHLLPQLVVMLVACLIVGWSPTWISLLAVPAALLIVGLLGAGLGMVFGAANVFFRDAENFVDLIVMVSTWSAPVLYAWTMVRDVLGPVWFAGFMLNPLTVAVELSHAAFWLPTTSPGAHAVPPNLFSLWTPAALVVVAVIMFLGDLTFRRLEGRFAQEL; encoded by the coding sequence ATGGCAGCGCCCACGGTCGTCCGGAGGCCGTCCCCCGGGACGGGGCTGCCGGCGGTCTTCCGGCAGCGCTACCTGCTGAAGCTGCTGGTCGACAAGGAGCTGCAGATCCGCTACCGCGGCACGATCCTGGGGCTGCTGTGGTCCTACGTGAAGCCCGGCATCCAGTTCGTGGTCTTCTACGTGGCGCTGGGCATCTTCCTGGGCCTGGAGCGGGGGATGGAGAACTACGCCGTCTACCTGTTCTCCGGGATCATCCTGATCAACTTCTTCTCGGAGTCCTTCGGCAACGCCGCCCGCTCCATCGTGGCCAACGCCAGCCTGATCAAGAAGATCTACCTGCCGCGGCAGATGTTCCCGGTGGCCTCCGTGTGGGTGGCCGGGGTGCACCTGCTCCCGCAGCTGGTGGTGATGCTCGTGGCGTGCCTGATCGTGGGCTGGTCGCCCACCTGGATCTCCCTGCTGGCCGTCCCCGCCGCGCTGCTCATCGTGGGCCTGCTGGGGGCGGGGCTGGGCATGGTCTTCGGCGCGGCGAACGTCTTCTTCCGCGACGCCGAGAACTTCGTGGACCTGATCGTGATGGTCAGCACCTGGTCCGCCCCGGTGCTCTACGCGTGGACGATGGTGCGCGACGTGCTGGGCCCGGTGTGGTTCGCCGGGTTCATGCTCAACCCGCTGACCGTGGCCGTGGAGCTCTCCCACGCGGCGTTCTGGCTGCCGACCACCAGCCCCGGCGCCCACGCGGTGCCGCCGAACCTGTTCTCCCTGTGGACGCCCGCCGCGCTGGTCGTGGTCGCGGTGATCATGTTCCTGGGCGACCTGACCTTCCGCCGGCTCGAGGGCCGGTTCGCGCAGGAGCTGTGA
- a CDS encoding DUF6541 family protein, with protein MLTDWWPHLPAFLVLLAFLWLPGLALLWAFGQRGGRTLLTAPAFSVAVVGLTGVVLDLVGVPYGVLSQVLAAVVLTGLAWLVGRLIPRGGHAAGSSAAVPDPADPEARFGAHRRWLFPAGAAAGLVIGAVLLLRRLASVIGAPDAMAQRWDNIFHLNAIRYVVETGNGSTLTLNRLVNPDSAVALYPAAWHQLASLVVPLSGDSVLVAHNLTLLAVAGVVWPASCIFLVRCLVGSSAVAAVAAGTAAAGFSVFPLGLMAWGPLFPNILALAIVPVSLGLFVRLLGPGVTADRTARTPDAAGRVRLAASLVVTLGALFVSQPNAFLALLVVAVPLAATAWWLGFRAAAGARRLGPSLGLAAVAVVAVTAWLLLWNVLTTSFVWEPSTTVARAAGEALLYGANGREDVPWVLVVLTAAGVYAAVARRRLRWLVVAHLVLVYLYAVAAAGEEGPARQWLVGGWYTDSYRLAATLPLTAVPLIAFGAAHVVAGLAAAGTALASFAGRPRAARAAYPVAALVLLGLAVPYSQVESLTQATRWGKQYYAWEGPESILNQAEYELLQDLDELTEPGDVIAVNPWNGGSLAYAVADRPVTQYHVESPDTELRALDPELHALATGIGDAAPGTPACAAAEELDVRWVLDFGTQFIIPHAQQARDYSGLNAVDPAGAPGLALVEREGPAALYEVVGCDAP; from the coding sequence GTGCTGACGGACTGGTGGCCGCACCTCCCGGCGTTCCTGGTCCTGCTGGCGTTCCTGTGGCTGCCCGGGCTGGCCCTGCTGTGGGCCTTCGGGCAGCGCGGCGGCCGGACCCTGCTGACCGCCCCGGCCTTCAGCGTCGCCGTCGTCGGGCTCACGGGAGTGGTGCTGGACCTCGTCGGCGTCCCCTACGGGGTGCTCTCCCAGGTGCTGGCCGCCGTGGTGCTGACGGGGCTGGCCTGGCTGGTGGGGCGGCTGATCCCGCGGGGCGGGCACGCGGCCGGCTCCTCCGCCGCGGTGCCCGATCCGGCAGACCCGGAGGCCCGCTTCGGCGCGCACCGCCGCTGGCTGTTCCCCGCCGGGGCCGCGGCCGGCCTCGTGATCGGCGCGGTCCTCCTGCTGCGCCGGCTGGCGTCCGTGATCGGTGCCCCGGACGCCATGGCCCAGCGCTGGGACAACATCTTCCACCTCAACGCGATCCGCTACGTCGTGGAGACGGGCAACGGCTCGACCCTGACCCTGAACCGGCTGGTGAACCCGGACAGCGCCGTCGCCCTGTACCCGGCGGCGTGGCACCAGCTGGCGTCCCTGGTGGTGCCGCTGAGCGGTGACAGCGTGCTCGTCGCCCACAACCTGACCCTGCTCGCGGTGGCCGGGGTGGTGTGGCCGGCCTCGTGCATCTTCCTCGTGCGCTGCCTCGTGGGCTCGTCCGCGGTCGCCGCCGTGGCCGCCGGCACGGCCGCCGCCGGGTTCAGCGTCTTCCCGCTGGGCCTGATGGCCTGGGGGCCGCTCTTCCCCAACATCCTCGCCCTGGCGATCGTCCCGGTCTCCCTCGGGCTGTTCGTGCGGCTGCTGGGCCCGGGGGTGACCGCGGACCGGACGGCGCGCACCCCGGACGCCGCCGGCCGGGTCCGCCTGGCCGCCAGCCTCGTGGTCACCCTCGGCGCGCTGTTCGTCTCCCAGCCCAACGCGTTCCTGGCCCTGCTCGTGGTCGCCGTGCCGCTGGCGGCCACGGCCTGGTGGCTGGGCTTCCGGGCCGCGGCCGGCGCCCGGCGGCTCGGGCCGTCGCTCGGGCTCGCGGCGGTCGCGGTCGTCGCGGTCACCGCGTGGCTGCTGCTGTGGAACGTGCTGACCACCTCGTTCGTGTGGGAGCCGTCCACCACCGTGGCGCGGGCGGCCGGCGAGGCCCTGCTCTACGGCGCCAACGGCCGGGAGGACGTTCCCTGGGTGCTCGTGGTGCTCACCGCGGCGGGGGTCTACGCGGCCGTCGCCCGGCGGAGGCTGCGCTGGCTGGTGGTCGCGCACCTGGTGCTCGTGTACCTCTACGCCGTGGCGGCCGCGGGCGAGGAGGGCCCGGCCCGGCAGTGGCTCGTGGGCGGGTGGTACACCGACTCCTACCGGCTGGCGGCCACCCTGCCCCTGACCGCGGTGCCGCTCATCGCCTTCGGGGCCGCGCACGTGGTGGCCGGTCTCGCGGCGGCCGGGACGGCGCTCGCCTCCTTCGCCGGCCGGCCCCGGGCCGCCCGTGCGGCCTACCCCGTCGCGGCGCTCGTGCTGCTGGGTCTGGCGGTGCCGTACTCCCAGGTCGAGTCGCTGACGCAGGCGACCCGCTGGGGCAAGCAGTACTACGCGTGGGAGGGCCCGGAGAGCATCCTCAACCAGGCGGAGTACGAGCTGCTGCAGGACCTCGACGAGCTCACCGAACCGGGGGACGTCATCGCGGTCAATCCCTGGAACGGCGGGTCCCTGGCCTACGCGGTCGCGGACCGGCCCGTGACCCAGTACCACGTCGAGTCGCCCGACACCGAGCTGCGCGCCCTGGACCCGGAGCTGCACGCCCTCGCCACGGGCATCGGCGACGCCGCCCCGGGCACCCCGGCCTGCGCGGCCGCCGAGGAGCTCGACGTCCGCTGGGTGCTGGACTTCGGCACCCAGTTCATCATCCCGCACGCCCAGCAGGCCCGGGACTACTCGGGCCTCAACGCCGTCGACCCCGCGGGCGCCCCCGGCCTCGCCCTCGTCGAGCGCGAGGGCCCGGCGGCGCTCTACGAGGTCGTCGGCTGCGACGCGCCCTGA
- a CDS encoding ABC transporter ATP-binding protein, protein MSTDRTVPPAEPAVVARHLAKEFSLRHARSLKETVMWLARGRRQDISNRFRALEDLTLSIRPGESVALVGLNGSGKSTFLKLVSGVMSPDGGSLEVNGRVAGLIEVGAGFHPDLTGRDNVYLNGAILGMTKEEIDRKFDQIVAFSEIEQFIDTEVKFYSSGMYLRLAFAVAVFTDPDIFIIDEILSVGDEPFQRKSLGRVRELSEEGKTLLVVSHDFDVVRKVCDRGVWIEHGRVRSDGPIDEVIEQFRASENAG, encoded by the coding sequence ATGAGCACTGACCGCACCGTCCCGCCGGCCGAGCCCGCCGTGGTCGCCCGGCACCTGGCCAAGGAGTTCTCGCTGCGCCACGCCCGCTCCCTCAAGGAGACGGTGATGTGGCTCGCGCGGGGCCGGCGCCAGGACATCTCCAACCGCTTCCGCGCCCTGGAGGACCTCACCCTCAGCATCCGGCCGGGCGAGAGCGTGGCCCTCGTGGGGCTCAACGGCTCCGGGAAGTCCACGTTCCTCAAGCTGGTCTCCGGCGTGATGAGCCCCGACGGCGGCTCGCTGGAGGTCAACGGGCGCGTGGCGGGGCTGATCGAGGTGGGGGCCGGCTTCCACCCGGACCTCACCGGCCGGGACAACGTGTACCTCAACGGCGCGATCCTCGGGATGACGAAGGAGGAGATCGACCGGAAGTTCGACCAGATCGTCGCCTTCTCCGAGATCGAGCAGTTCATCGACACCGAGGTGAAGTTCTACTCCTCGGGCATGTACCTGCGCCTGGCCTTCGCCGTGGCCGTGTTCACCGACCCGGACATCTTCATCATCGACGAGATCCTCTCGGTCGGCGACGAGCCCTTCCAGCGCAAGAGCCTGGGGCGGGTCCGGGAGCTCTCGGAGGAGGGCAAGACCCTCCTGGTGGTCAGCCACGACTTCGACGTGGTCCGCAAGGTCTGCGACCGCGGGGTGTGGATCGAGCACGGCCGGGTCCGCAGCGACGGACCCATCGACGAGGTCATCGAGCAGTTCCGCGCCTCGGAGAACGCCGGCTGA
- a CDS encoding glycosyltransferase family 2 protein, with the protein MSRSWIVMPVYNEAAVVGEVLRELRRTFPHVVCVDDGSSDDSARICAEAGAVVVQHPINLGQGAALQTGFEYALQDPDMDCVVTFDSDGQHRVVDAWDMVGRIRSGEAEVVLGSRFLDRRTQVSALKRLVLRTAAFFSRLSTGMDLSDAHNGLRAIDRGTLSRIRLTQNRMAHASEIVNQLADIQPRWVEHPVQIIYTDYSKSKGQSLLNGVNILAELFVK; encoded by the coding sequence GTGAGTCGTTCGTGGATCGTCATGCCCGTGTACAACGAGGCGGCCGTCGTGGGAGAGGTGCTGAGGGAGCTCCGCAGGACCTTCCCGCACGTCGTCTGCGTCGACGACGGATCTTCCGACGACTCCGCCCGGATCTGCGCCGAGGCCGGCGCCGTGGTCGTCCAGCACCCCATCAACCTGGGGCAGGGGGCGGCCCTGCAGACCGGCTTCGAGTACGCCCTGCAGGACCCGGACATGGACTGCGTGGTGACCTTCGACTCCGACGGCCAGCACCGTGTGGTCGACGCGTGGGACATGGTCGGGCGCATCCGCTCGGGGGAGGCGGAGGTCGTGCTCGGCTCCCGGTTCCTGGACCGGCGCACCCAGGTCTCCGCGCTCAAGCGCCTGGTGCTGCGCACCGCGGCGTTCTTCTCCCGGCTCTCCACGGGCATGGACCTCTCCGACGCGCACAACGGGCTGCGCGCCATCGACCGGGGCACGCTGTCGAGGATCCGGCTGACCCAGAACCGGATGGCCCACGCCTCCGAGATCGTCAACCAGCTCGCGGACATCCAGCCGCGCTGGGTGGAGCACCCGGTGCAGATCATCTACACGGACTACTCGAAGTCCAAGGGGCAGTCGCTGCTCAACGGCGTGAACATCCTCGCCGAGCTGTTCGTGAAGTAG
- a CDS encoding glycerophosphodiester phosphodiesterase, whose product MTHVTTEQHGARPGVTTRARALLLAAVPFAGNLLTGAAGAALVRHVGSPAPGTRTPVPRDWPTTFAHRGGAEVAPENTLEAFRAAAALGDVVLELDVQVSADGTAVLMHDLTVDRTTDGTGAVALLPTAQLQRLDAGHAFTPDGESFPWRGRGVRVPTLAEVYASFPDHPVAIELKGNRPGAEEAVWRTVRAAGAQHRTLVAANRTASIRRFRRASDGAVPTAAAVTEFAAFRLLCLLGRQDRHTPPFQGLQPPDTLLGLRVLTPRLLRAAQQAGLRVDVWTIDREEDMRRLLAWGVDGVMTDRPDLLSRVVREA is encoded by the coding sequence GTGACCCACGTGACCACCGAGCAGCACGGGGCGCGCCCCGGCGTCACCACCCGGGCCCGGGCGCTGCTGCTCGCGGCCGTCCCCTTCGCCGGGAACCTGCTCACCGGCGCCGCCGGCGCGGCCCTCGTCCGGCACGTGGGCTCCCCCGCACCGGGCACGAGGACTCCCGTGCCCCGGGACTGGCCGACGACCTTCGCCCACCGGGGCGGCGCCGAGGTCGCGCCCGAGAACACCCTCGAGGCGTTCCGGGCGGCGGCGGCCCTCGGCGACGTCGTGCTGGAGCTCGACGTGCAGGTCAGCGCCGACGGCACGGCCGTGCTGATGCACGACCTGACGGTGGACCGCACGACGGACGGGACCGGGGCGGTCGCCCTGCTGCCCACCGCGCAGCTGCAGCGCCTGGACGCCGGGCACGCGTTCACCCCGGACGGGGAGAGTTTCCCGTGGCGGGGGCGCGGGGTGCGGGTCCCCACGCTGGCGGAGGTCTACGCGTCCTTCCCGGACCACCCCGTGGCGATCGAGCTCAAGGGCAACCGCCCCGGCGCCGAGGAGGCCGTCTGGCGGACCGTCCGGGCGGCGGGCGCCCAGCACCGCACGCTGGTCGCGGCCAACCGCACCGCCTCGATCCGGCGCTTCCGGCGGGCTTCGGACGGGGCGGTCCCCACGGCGGCCGCCGTCACGGAGTTCGCGGCGTTCCGGCTGCTGTGCCTGCTGGGCCGCCAGGACCGCCACACCCCACCCTTCCAGGGCCTGCAGCCCCCGGACACCCTCCTGGGGCTGCGGGTCCTCACGCCCCGGCTGCTGCGGGCCGCCCAGCAGGCCGGCCTGCGCGTGGACGTGTGGACGATCGACCGGGAGGAGGACATGCGCCGGCTGCTGGCGTGGGGCGTGGACGGCGTCATGACCGACCGGCCGGACCTGCTCTCCCGGGTGGTCCGGGAGGCCTGA
- a CDS encoding type II secretion system F family protein, producing MSAALGVLMGAGVFLLWWSCWAEETPRAQRRRRIGRLRELLVRADLARVSPAGLLAACAGAGALSGLLVAAVTGAAVLGLCAGLLGAWLPAAVVRHRARTRAAVLREVWPDVVDHLRSAIRAGMSLPEALIQLQYRGPEPVRPAFARFAADYRASGQLQGSLTLLKDRLADPVADNIVEALRVTREVGGTDLGRLLGTLSEFLRENARTRGELEARQSWTVNAARLAVAAPWIVLLLMATQPAAVRAYDTPAGALVLLGGLVVSVLAYRLMLRIGALPEPERVLR from the coding sequence GTGAGCGCCGCGCTCGGCGTGCTGATGGGCGCGGGCGTGTTCCTGCTCTGGTGGTCGTGCTGGGCGGAGGAGACGCCACGGGCGCAGCGGCGCCGCCGGATCGGGCGGCTGCGCGAGCTGCTGGTGCGCGCGGACCTGGCCCGGGTCAGCCCCGCCGGGCTGCTGGCGGCCTGCGCCGGGGCCGGGGCGCTGAGCGGACTGCTCGTCGCCGCCGTCACCGGCGCGGCCGTGCTCGGGCTGTGCGCGGGCCTGCTCGGCGCCTGGCTCCCGGCGGCGGTCGTCCGGCACCGGGCCCGCACCCGCGCCGCGGTGCTGCGGGAGGTGTGGCCCGACGTCGTCGACCACCTGCGCTCGGCGATCCGCGCGGGCATGTCCCTGCCGGAGGCACTGATCCAGCTCCAGTACCGCGGCCCCGAGCCGGTGCGCCCGGCCTTCGCCCGCTTCGCCGCCGACTACCGGGCGTCGGGCCAGCTGCAGGGCTCGCTCACGCTCCTCAAGGACCGGCTGGCCGACCCGGTCGCGGACAACATCGTCGAGGCGCTGCGCGTGACGCGGGAGGTGGGCGGCACCGACCTCGGGAGGCTGCTCGGCACCCTCTCGGAGTTCCTGCGCGAGAACGCCCGCACCCGCGGCGAGCTGGAGGCCCGCCAGTCCTGGACCGTCAACGCCGCGCGCCTGGCCGTGGCCGCCCCGTGGATCGTGCTGCTGCTGATGGCCACCCAGCCCGCGGCCGTCCGCGCCTACGACACCCCGGCCGGTGCGCTCGTGCTGCTGGGCGGGCTGGTCGTGTCCGTGCTCGCCTACCGCCTGATGCTGCGCATCGGCGCGCTGCCCGAACCCGAGCGGGTGCTGCGATGA
- a CDS encoding CpaF family protein: MAALLSEDALGLVEAEVRELIRRRGLDPVLEPERTRELVDAAVRDYDQRSARGVLPALTDLQAARRVLLDLVAGFGPLQPLLDDPRIEEIWINGPAEVYAARGGESELTSLVLTEAQIRNLVERMLKSSGRRLDLSSPFVDAALPDGSRLHVVIPDVTRRHWAVNIRKFVARARRLDDLVELGSLPARAARFLDAAVAGGLNILVSGATQAGKTTLLNCLCASIGPRERVVTVEEIFELQVPLRDVVGMQCRQPNLEGTGEIPLRRLVKEALRMRPDRLVVGEVREAESLDMLIALNSGLPGMCSLHANSARDAVTKICTLPLLAGENISTGFVVPTVASCFDLVVHCHRDADGRRRVTEILGIGNRVENGVIETYPVFAEGADGLRAVAAEAPAAWKFERAGHRVRDLLAEDGARGGAR; this comes from the coding sequence ATGGCGGCACTGCTCTCCGAGGACGCGCTCGGGCTCGTGGAGGCGGAGGTGCGCGAGCTGATCCGGCGCCGGGGGCTGGACCCGGTGCTGGAGCCGGAGCGGACCCGGGAGCTGGTGGACGCCGCGGTGCGCGACTACGACCAGCGCTCGGCGCGCGGGGTGCTGCCGGCCCTGACCGACCTGCAGGCCGCCCGCCGGGTGCTGCTGGACCTCGTGGCGGGGTTCGGGCCGCTGCAGCCGCTGCTGGACGACCCCCGGATCGAGGAGATCTGGATCAACGGCCCCGCGGAGGTCTACGCGGCCCGCGGCGGGGAGTCCGAGCTGACCAGCCTGGTGCTGACCGAGGCGCAGATCCGCAACCTGGTGGAGCGGATGCTGAAGTCCTCGGGCCGCCGGCTGGACCTCTCCTCCCCGTTCGTGGACGCGGCGCTGCCGGACGGGTCCCGGCTGCACGTGGTGATCCCGGACGTGACCCGCAGGCACTGGGCGGTGAACATCCGCAAGTTCGTGGCCCGGGCCCGCCGGCTCGACGACCTCGTGGAGCTGGGCTCGCTGCCGGCCCGCGCGGCGCGCTTCCTCGACGCGGCGGTGGCCGGCGGCCTGAACATCCTCGTCTCGGGCGCCACGCAGGCCGGGAAGACCACGCTCCTCAACTGCTTGTGCGCCTCGATCGGACCGCGGGAGCGGGTCGTGACCGTCGAGGAGATCTTCGAGCTGCAGGTGCCCCTGCGCGACGTCGTGGGCATGCAGTGCCGCCAGCCCAACCTCGAGGGCACCGGCGAGATCCCCCTGCGGCGGCTGGTGAAGGAGGCACTGCGGATGCGCCCGGACCGCCTCGTGGTGGGAGAGGTGCGGGAGGCCGAGAGCCTGGACATGCTCATCGCGCTCAACAGCGGACTGCCCGGCATGTGCAGCCTGCACGCGAACTCGGCCCGGGACGCCGTGACGAAGATCTGCACCCTGCCGCTGCTCGCGGGGGAGAACATCAGCACGGGCTTCGTCGTGCCGACCGTGGCCTCGTGCTTCGACCTCGTGGTGCACTGCCACCGGGACGCCGACGGCCGCCGCCGCGTCACCGAGATCCTCGGCATCGGCAACCGGGTCGAGAACGGCGTGATCGAGACGTACCCGGTCTTCGCCGAGGGGGCCGACGGCCTGCGCGCGGTGGCCGCAGAGGCCCCGGCGGCGTGGAAGTTCGAGCGGGCCGGGCACCGGGTGCGCGACCTGCTCGCCGAGGACGGAGCGCGTGGGGGCGCCCGGTGA
- a CDS encoding DUF2304 domain-containing protein, translating to MIYAVQILLVLAVGYGALALIRGGANAKHQAIRRVVGLAFFIFAALSIFFPDLLTGVAQFFGIGRGTDLVLYGFVVVFMITQATSALRNRQQEVNVTRLARHIAVTEAEQPWAPAPAHTGRASVRSFAPSSPGERPAG from the coding sequence ATGATCTACGCCGTGCAGATCCTGCTGGTCCTCGCCGTGGGCTACGGCGCGCTCGCGCTGATCCGCGGCGGGGCCAACGCCAAGCACCAGGCGATCCGCCGGGTGGTCGGGCTGGCCTTCTTCATCTTCGCGGCCCTGTCCATCTTCTTCCCCGACCTGCTCACGGGCGTGGCCCAGTTCTTCGGCATCGGCCGCGGCACCGACCTGGTGCTCTACGGCTTCGTGGTGGTCTTCATGATCACCCAGGCCACCTCCGCCCTGCGCAACCGCCAGCAGGAGGTCAACGTGACCCGGCTGGCCCGGCACATCGCCGTGACCGAGGCGGAGCAGCCGTGGGCCCCGGCTCCGGCCCACACCGGGCGGGCCTCGGTGCGCTCCTTCGCGCCGTCCTCCCCCGGGGAGCGCCCCGCCGGCTGA